The genomic window ATCAGTGTGTCTGTTTAACATGAAACTACCCTCTTAACAATGTTTGCTGTTGTGTGAATTTCCTTTGTAATAAAATGTTTCATAAATTAAGTTACTCATGGTTTTGTTGTCGAAGTAACACAAGCACACCGTTTATTGTTAACATTAACAGTTTCACATTAGAATAAGAAAACGAAACATCAACTTTGAATCCTGTAAGCCGAAACAGCAAAAAATGTaacgtcacaaacacacatgctcctcATAAGAGCAATGACCCTGCGTTCCTCCAACACATCACGGTATTAACAACACTTCCTGACCTATCAGACTTCACTGAGAGACTTGACCAGCCCCCTCATCTCTGCGTCGGAAGCTCTCACCGCCTCCCGAGCGTTCCTCTGCTCCGAGGGCAGAGCGGCCCTGACGGACACGCAGGTGAGGACGTCCCTCCCGCTGTCGTAGTTCCCCACGCAGCGGTGCACCTGGCCCCGGATCAGCCTGGGCAGCTCCAGTTCCTGCCAGAGAGGGGGACCCGAGCACAGCTGGCTCAGCAGCTCACGCCTCCTCCACTACCACACCTGCTTCTCctggcttttttttttgtttttttactcacATTCTCGTAGAAGACACATCGCAAGACCTCTTTGCCATCTCTCATGAGGAAGTTCTTGGCCCCAAGGGATCCCACCGTGACCGCGGAATCGAGAgttgctgagggagggagggagggagagtgtgatgTTACCCCGTCACACCAAGGTAAGGACAGTACAACGACACACCGGGCCACTGCAGGACAGGCTGGAGTGAAGCTTCCACTACTCACCGTAGATTTCAAACAGGGCAGGAGCTTTGTCCTTGAACTGACTCCAGTGTCTCATCCCAGCTATGACAGCAGTCAGGATTCTTAGGGAGCTCTCCGCCACTGGTTTGACCTGTAATGCAGATGTCGTCTTCCCAACATGGTAGAAATATTCTTCCTACATTCCTTACATGTtgagctttaataactgtatTTAACAACCTTCGTAAGAGGAAGAGCACATTCCATGTCTTGTGTTTTCCCCCTCTATTACCTGAGTTTGAGAAGCAGGCTTGgtgttgtaaatgttgttattgccAGCAGGCTGTCTCAGTGGTCCAGCGCTGCTGGTGGTTTTGACCCGCCACGTCTGATGGTCTGATGTCTGAGGTGCAGGGACGGGTCGGCTTGGTGGAGGGGTCGGGGCCTGATGAGGCTGAAGGGGTCGGGGTGgggtggcctgtgtgtgtgctgacggcTGACCCCTGTGAGAGTAGCCCGTGGCGGGTGCAGGGATGCTATGTGCGTGCCCACCGCCGCGAGGGTTGGCGTGGCTGCTCTGCCTGGGGTTGCTGGGGACTCGAAAATCCTGGCTCGCTGTTATGTTCTGCTGAGCGGTCTGTGAACTGAAGACACAAGGCCCATTTTGATCAAAGCCTGTTTGTGTCGTAATGTAGTTTATCAATTCAAcctaattggacaaactaatgTCATTTCAGGTTACATACTGCAGTGAAATAATTATGATGTGTAAATAATGAAATGCATACAAAGGTGCAGTTGCCTACCTGCTGTACCCTGTGTTGGCAGGTTTGTATGGATGAGGCAGGGGGGCACAGCCTCTCCCCATGGGGCCAGGTGCAGGCCTGCTACAGTGGACCTGGGAGAgctggtgaggctgggggttaTCTGGTCTGTTCCACTGACTATTCTGAACAGCAGGAGCATGATGAGCCTGATTTTGGGCATGTCTAGTGTAACCTATTGAAAAAGTGAAAACATGGTTAGGGGTTTAATGTGATTTGTGTTATACTTTGACtgtgctgccatctagtggctgAAATCATGATGATCCTACTCGTGTTTGATGAAGCAGGTCCCTGAGAGGGCATGTATTCATTGCTGGGGAAGAATTCATTCTCTGTGGGATTAGATGTCAAGGGTAATCTGCTTCTTTTCTTCTGGTTAAACAGCGGCACGGAGAGACACCCTGTAGAAAAATGCTTGACAATGTCCTAATCGCATCAAGCTGGATAGCAAAGTAAGCATTCATAGATCAAATTAATTTAGGTAACGTAATTTAGCAGGTAAAGCCTAACAAAACATTTGCATAGTTCATAGCCGACAGCCTACAAACCTGCAgtgggtctggtctggttttCATATCTTTTCATTGTCTCCAGTCAGTGTCTTCAGTCAGTCAATGAAATCTAATCAATAAATGAAACCAGTTGGGGTATTTACATTCTAGTACTACTACAGATAAGTATTCACTAATGAATAGCATAGCTAGGTGACGTTAGCTATCAGTACAACAGGCCTATTCAGTTGTCCAACTTGCTAGCTAGCCAACGTCTTAGCCTAGGCTAGTTACAGTACATAAGTAGCTCTAATTTTAGAAGTCAGACAAGTCACTAACTTAAAACACAGTTTTGTCTATCATAGTCATTTTAACCTTGTATTAAAACCCCCGTATAGATTTATATGGGTACTTCCGTTCCACATTAGCTAGCTTGCTGCAAACTTGTACATTTGATCGAGTGATGAGCGGGATCTGCTCTCTAACACCCACGCGCCAAATACATAGTTGGAAATGATTGCAGACCTACGGTGCTACCCTCAGTGTTTCTTCACTGTAAAGGTGTCAGGAAAGAATCATCCAAGGCACATCAACATGCCCAGGGTCAATTCGATCCGGACAAAGGGTGATGTTTACTACCATTGTGAATCATAAACTTAAATTTAGAGACTATCAAACCAGATCACACACTTTGGGTGTGTTTTTAAGAGACAATTATGTTTGAAGTGTCAACTCTAATGAGTAATTAGCAAAGTGTGTTACAGTATTTAGAATTGTACTAATAGGAGCATGACCAGTAACACCATTGAATCATACTGGCagtattgagagagagagagagagagagagagagggagagagagagagagagagagagagagagaagaatgtgtgtgtgtgtgtgtgtgtgtgtgcgtgcgtgtgtgtgtgggcaatgAGCCACAGAGCATCTAAAGGTCTCCTCAGTGAGTGAGTCGTGACTCCCTGCACCGGATCTGGCGTTAGACCACTCTATTCGTCTGGAGGGATCCTTAAACTCATTAATCTATCGGGGGGAGCCTCAGTGAGGGAGACCTCACATCTGTGTTTAAATCCATGCCAAAGAGGAAACAATAGTCTCTACTGAGTTCAAATATAGTACTTTTTTAAACATTATACCACGTTTTCTGTTTTCAAGCATTGCCATTATAACTGAAGAATAAGAATGGTCTTGAGTTCTGAGAgagttcacatgacatggatGATGTCGATTGCTCTACAAAAATGAGATTGTAGGCATAATCTCAAGTGTCATGGACTGTATAAAGGAAATGACAAGGGTCAAGGCTGCCGAGCTTCCATCGCTGCACCTCGTTAGCTGCGAGCCTGAGGGTAATCACCGACTGCGTGGCCCTGTGACTTCCACAGAGAGTCCGAAGGCCACTCTTTTATGATACACATGGCCTCtctgtgagtgactgtgtctcgTGTCTCTAGGGTCCTTGCATCCATGGCAACAGTGATTTGAATAGTCTTCAGAAAGCCAACCAACCCACCACTCATTGCTAACCTCCCCCAATAACGCTCTTGGAGAGGATTAATACATCTGAACTCACAGGTGCAATGACTCACCACTGACAGTTTAGACAGGTTTTGCCGtcataatatttgtgtttgtgggggAGGATTGTTTGTTTTATATCAACCATGATGATGAGGTGTGAGCTGCGGGCTGCATTCCTGCAGTCCTACAGGACAATGTTGTGAACATATATTATCACATAACAGAATCCTAATGAGATTAGACATTTCTGAGGTGGATTCACATTGAGACGGATGATCCCAACGGTTAAGGACTGCGTCCTTTGCTC from Osmerus eperlanus chromosome 19, fOsmEpe2.1, whole genome shotgun sequence includes these protein-coding regions:
- the LOC134039368 gene encoding spermatogenesis-associated protein 22 isoform X1; the encoded protein is MKRYENQTRPTAGCLSVPLFNQKKRSRLPLTSNPTENEFFPSNEYMPSQGPASSNTSYTRHAQNQAHHAPAVQNSQWNRPDNPQPHQLSQVHCSRPAPGPMGRGCAPLPHPYKPANTGYSSSQTAQQNITASQDFRVPSNPRQSSHANPRGGGHAHSIPAPATGYSHRGQPSAHTQATPPRPLQPHQAPTPPPSRPVPAPQTSDHQTWRVKTTSSAGPLRQPAGNNNIYNTKPASQTQTTSALQVKPVAESSLRILTAVIAGMRHWSQFKDKAPALFEIYATLDSAVTVGSLGAKNFLMRDGKEVLRCVFYENELELPRLIRGQVHRCVGNYDSGRDVLTCVSVRAALPSEQRNAREAVRASDAEMRGLVKSLSEV
- the LOC134039368 gene encoding uncharacterized protein LOC134039368 isoform X3 — encoded protein: MPSQGPASSNTSYTRHAQNQAHHAPAVQNSQWNRPDNPQPHQLSQVHCSRPAPGPMGRGCAPLPHPYKPANTGYSSSQTAQQNITASQDFRVPSNPRQSSHANPRGGGHAHSIPAPATGYSHRGQPSAHTQATPPRPLQPHQAPTPPPSRPVPAPQTSDHQTWRVKTTSSAGPLRQPAGNNNIYNTKPASQTQTTSALQVKPVAESSLRILTAVIAGMRHWSQFKDKAPALFEIYATLDSAVTVGSLGAKNFLMRDGKEVLRCVFYENELELPRLIRGQVHRCVGNYDSGRDVLTCVSVRAALPSEQRNAREAVRASDAEMRGLVKSLSEV
- the LOC134039368 gene encoding spermatogenesis-associated protein 22 isoform X2: MKRYENQTRPTAGCLSVPLFNQKKRSRLPLTSNPTENEFFPSNEYMPSQGPASSNTSYTRHAQNQAHHAPAVQNSQWNRPDNPQPHQLSQVHCSRPAPGPMGRGCAPLPHPYKPANTGYSSSQTAQQNITASQDFRVPSNPRQSSHANPRGGGHAHSIPAPATGYSHRGQPSAHTQATPPRPLQPHQAPTPPPSRPVPAPQTSDHQTWRVKTTSSAGPLRQPAGNNNIYNTKPASQTQVKPVAESSLRILTAVIAGMRHWSQFKDKAPALFEIYATLDSAVTVGSLGAKNFLMRDGKEVLRCVFYENELELPRLIRGQVHRCVGNYDSGRDVLTCVSVRAALPSEQRNAREAVRASDAEMRGLVKSLSEV